A portion of the Meriones unguiculatus strain TT.TT164.6M chromosome 14, Bangor_MerUng_6.1, whole genome shotgun sequence genome contains these proteins:
- the B3gnt8 gene encoding UDP-GlcNAc:betaGal beta-1,3-N-acetylglucosaminyltransferase 8, translating into MRCRKCQLCLSALLTLMGLKVYIEWTSESWLNKAEPRGPQPSPTPPFAEPTLPANLSARLGQTAPLSRAYWNHQQHHLGALPSTDCQAWGAVAASQILDFFLYPQDLQRFLLSAACRSFPPWLPAGAGSPVASCSDKDVPYLLLAVKSEPGHFAARQAVRETWGSAAAGTRLLFLLGSPLGMGGPDLRSLVTWESQRYGDLLLWDFLDVPYNRTLKDLLLLTWLSRHCPGVSFVLQVQDDAFVHTPGLLEHLQTLPPTWAPSLYLGEVFTHAKPLRKPGGPFYVPKTFFEGHYPAYAGGGGYVISGRLAPWLLRAAARVVPFPFDDVYTGFCFRALGLLPRAHPGFLTAWPADRTRDPCAMRGLLLVHPVSPQDIIWLWRHLRGPELQC; encoded by the coding sequence ATGCGCTGCCGCAAGTGCCAGCTCTGCCTGTCAGCCCTGCTCACACTCATGGGCCTCAAGGTGTACATCGAGTGGACATCTGAGTCCTGGCTTAACAAGGCTGAACCCCGGGGCCCCCAGCCCAGCCCCACACCGCCCTTCGCTGAGCCCACCCTGCCCGCCAACCTCTCGGCTCGCCTGGGTCAGACCGCGCCACTGTCCCGAGCTTACTGGAACCATCAGCAGCACCACCTGGGAGCGCTGCCCAGCACGGACTGTCAGGCGTGGGGGGCTGTCGCTGCCTCGCAGATCTTGGACTTCTTCTTGTACCCCCAGGACCTTCAGCGCTTCTTGCTGTCGGCGGCCTGCAGGAGCTTCCCACCATGGCTGCCGGCAGGGGCGGGCAGCCCTGTGGCCAGCTGCTCGGATAAAGATGTCCCCTACCTGCTACTTGCTGTCAAGTCAGAACCAGGCCACTTCGCAGCTCGGCAGGCCGTGAGGGAGACCTGGGGCAGCGCAGCCGCTGGGACCCGGCTGCTCTTCCTGCTGGGGTCCCCGCTGGGAATGGGGGGGCCTGACCTAAGGTCGCTGGTGACTTGGGAGAGCCAGCGCTACGGTGACCTGCTGCTCTGGGACTTCCTGGACGTCCCCTACAACCGGACTCTCAAAGACCTGCTGCTGCTGACCTGGCTGAGCCGCCACTGCCCCGGGGTCAGTTTTGTCCTGCAAGTTCAGGACGATGCCTTTGTGCACACCCCTGGCCTGCTGGAGCACCTGCAGACTCTGCCCCCTACCTGGGCCCCAAGCCTCTACCTGGGTGAGGTCTTCACCCATGCCAAACCGCTGCGCAAGCCTGGAGGGCCCTTCTATGTGCCCAAGACCTTCTTTGAGGGTCACTACCCTGCCTACGCGGGTGGCGGGGGCTATGTCATCTCCGGACGCCTGGCTCCCTGGCTGCTGCGGGCTGCGGCCCGCGTGGTCCCTTTCCCCTTTGACGACGTCTACACTGGTTTCTGCTTCCGGGCCCTGGGCTTACTGCCCCGTGCCCACCCAGGCTTCCTCACGGCCTGGCCAGCAGACCGCACCAGGGACCCCTGTGCCATGCGGGGCCTGCTGCTGGTGCATCCGGTCAGCCCCCAGGACATCATTTGGCTCTGGAGACACCTCCGGGGCCCAGAGCTCCAGTGCTGA
- the Bckdha gene encoding 2-oxoisovalerate dehydrogenase subunit alpha, mitochondrial isoform X2, whose translation MCPPLGSCHSALMSTNSFWRQGLQQPRPAMAYYGQDTRGGGAPHSFQHPGSRGRHTSGRISFYMTNYGEEGTHVGSAAALDRTDLVFGQYREAGVLMYRDYPLELFMAQCYGNVSDPGKGRQMPVHYGCKERHFVTISSPLATQIPQAVGAAYAAKRANANRIVICYFGEGAASEGDAHAGFNFAATLECPIIFFCRNNGYAISTPTSEQYRGDGIAARGPGYGIMSIRVDGNDVFAVYNATKEARRRAVAENQPFLIEAMTYRIGHHSTSDDSSAYRSVDEVNYWDKQDHPISRLRLYLLNRGWWDEEQEKAWRKQSRKKVMEAFEQAERKLKPNPSLIFSDVYQEMPTQLRRQQEALARHLQTYGEHYPLDHFDK comes from the exons ATGTGCCCTCCTTTGGGCTCTTGTCACTCAGCTCTCATGTCCACCAATTCCTTCTGGAGGCAGGGGCTCCAGCAGCCCCGCCCAGCGATGGCTTATTACGGGCAGGACaccaggggtggtggtgcacCCCATTcgttccagcacccaggaagcagaggcaggcacacctct GGTCGGATTTCCTTCTACATGACCAACTACGGCGAGGAGGGGACACATGTGGGGAGCGCTGCTGCCCTGGACCGGACGGACCTAGTGTTTGGCCAATACCGGGAGGCAG GTGTGCTCATGTACCGGGACTACCCCCTGGAGCTGTTCATGGCCCAGTGCTATGGCAACGTGAGTGACCCAGGCAAGGGACGCCAGATGCCCGTTCACTATGGCTGCAAGGAGCGCCACTTCGTCACCATCTCCTCTCCACTGGCCACGCAGATCCCTCAGG CGGTGGGCGCAGCCTATGCCGCCAAGCGCGCCAACGCCAACCGGATTGTGATCTGTTACTTTGGTGAGGGGGCAGCCAGTGAAGGGGATGCCCATGCCGGTTTCAACTTCGCGGCCACCCTGGAGTGTCCTATCATCTTCTTCTGCCGGAACAACGGCTATGCCATCTCCACGCCAACCTCTGAGCAGTACCGTGGGGATGGCATAG CGGCTCGGGGCCCTGGGTACGGCATCATGTCCATCCGTGTGGATGGCAACGATGTGTTTGCAGTATACAATGCCACTAAGGAGGCTCGGCGGCGGGCTGTGGCTGAGAACCAGCCCTTCCTCATCGAGGCCATGACCTACAG GATTGGGCACCACAGCACCAGTGACGACAGCTCAGCGTACCGCTCAGTGGATGAGGTCAATTACTGGGACAAGCAGGACCACCCGATCTCCAGGCTGAGGCTGTACCTGCTGAACCGGGGTTGGTGGGATGAGGAGCAGGAGAAGGCCTGGCGGAAGCAGTCTCGGAAGAAG GTGATGGAGGCCTTTGAACAGGCTGAGCGGAAGCTGAAGCCGAACCCAAGCCTGATCTTCTCTGATGTGTACCAGGAGATGCCCACGCAGCTGCGCAGGCAGCAGGAGGCCCTGGCACGGCATCTGCAGACCTACGGGGAGCACTATCCCCTGGACCACTTTGACAAGTGA